A genomic window from Candidatus Nitrosoglobus terrae includes:
- a CDS encoding TerC/Alx family metal homeostasis membrane protein produces MESLVWIGSIGIIIGLSILDFFLPSLRRTRTIPAKESLSWVIIWGVPALCFNIFIYFLYENNWFGWADLPSHTANGQQAVIQFFTGFLLEKSLSVDNIFAVTTIFLYLKVPLVEQDRMLQWSTLSVLGLRAGMIALGVVLIYRFHWMNYLFGWVLIMIAIKTLIIHQDKVIIGHNPLILLAMRFYPITDNFKGENFFSPIWGNQTITPFILAWGLIASSHLIFAFSSTLAAFVVSQDPFLVFTSNAFSLLGFRALYLTLKDYIDRLRYIKLGLVFIFAYLAIKIIFIQSYPIPNITSLAVISTILTFSILASIAVLPTDSHNKKPLFNDVAILAVLSYRQARKIVVLVSGTLVLLVGIAMIVLPGPAVVVIPIGLGILAIEFAWARRWLQKIRQTAGKIKQRIQG; encoded by the coding sequence ATGGAGTCCTTAGTTTGGATTGGATCTATTGGGATCATTATTGGGTTATCCATTTTAGATTTTTTTCTTCCTAGCCTTAGACGGACGCGCACAATACCTGCTAAAGAATCCTTGTCTTGGGTAATTATTTGGGGAGTACCCGCCCTTTGTTTTAATATTTTTATATATTTTTTGTATGAAAATAACTGGTTTGGGTGGGCTGATCTACCATCCCATACGGCTAATGGACAACAGGCTGTTATTCAATTCTTTACTGGATTTCTCTTAGAGAAATCCCTATCTGTAGATAATATCTTTGCGGTTACTACGATCTTTTTATACTTAAAAGTGCCCTTGGTGGAGCAAGATCGTATGTTGCAATGGAGTACCCTAAGTGTACTAGGATTACGGGCGGGTATGATTGCACTAGGTGTTGTATTGATATACCGCTTCCATTGGATGAATTATCTATTTGGATGGGTACTCATCATGATAGCTATAAAAACGCTTATCATCCACCAAGATAAAGTCATCATAGGGCATAATCCATTAATCTTATTGGCAATGAGATTTTATCCAATTACAGATAATTTTAAAGGGGAAAATTTCTTTAGCCCTATATGGGGGAATCAGACTATAACTCCCTTTATACTTGCGTGGGGATTAATTGCGAGCAGTCATTTAATCTTTGCTTTTAGTTCTACCCTAGCGGCTTTTGTAGTGAGTCAAGATCCTTTTTTGGTATTTACCAGTAACGCGTTCTCCCTACTCGGTTTTAGAGCACTTTACCTTACCCTTAAAGACTATATAGATCGGTTGCGTTATATTAAGCTGGGTTTGGTTTTTATTTTTGCTTATCTAGCAATCAAAATAATATTCATTCAATCTTATCCTATTCCAAATATTACTTCTTTAGCTGTTATCAGCACTATTCTTACGTTTAGTATCCTTGCCTCAATAGCTGTATTACCTACAGATTCTCATAATAAGAAGCCTCTTTTTAATGATGTAGCTATCTTAGCCGTTCTTAGCTATCGGCAAGCACGGAAAATTGTGGTATTGGTTTCAGGCACTTTGGTACTTTTAGTTGGGATTGCAATGATTGTATTACCTGGCCCGGCTGTTGTTGTCATCCCAATTGGATT